A region of the Clostridium estertheticum subsp. estertheticum genome:
TCCACAAATATGCTAATTGCTGAGAAAATTGCAAAAGGCAATAAAAAACTATTAGTTATAACTAATATGATTGATATTTTTAGAACTTTTTCAAAATGTGATCATGTAGAAGTAATAGGGACTGGCGGAGTGTTTGACAAAGAATTAAATGGATTTGTAGGATCAACAGCTATTGAGAATATATCTAGGCACAAAGTAAATCGAGCCTTTATAGGTAGCTGTGGAGTGAATATGTTTGACAAAAGTATTACAACTTTTGATGTGGAAGATGGTAATACAAAAAAAGCTATTATTTGCTCAGGAAAAAAAGTTTATCTAGTTATGGAAAGTAAGAAATTTTATTATGATGGGACATATAAATTTGCAGATATATATGATATAGATGCAATTATTGTAGATGAAAAGCCAGATGAGAAAATTTGTAGAGAACTAGAAAAAATAAACGTAGACTTAATTTAAATTAGACAAAAAAGCCATTAGAGAAGGTGTAATAGTATTTATTGCGCCTTCTTCAGGAGTTTGTGGAAAAATCAAAAATTTGCATAGTGAGATTAAAAGAACCTATTATTAAGGTAGAAACTCACCTAAACAGTAAAAAATAAAATTGATTTTAAAAATATAAAAGTGGCAATGGTTGAGTTACAAATTAGTAAACACGCCCTTAGTGGTATATGGTTAAACAACTATTAAGTATAAGGGGATTAGAAAGAGGGATGCGTGAAGTATGATGGATAAAGTTGATATTGTTACTAAAGATATAATAACTAGTGATTCCATCCAATTTAAAGAGGCCACGCTAGATTATGATTCAAACTGCTCTACAGGAGATATGGATTATTTATTACCTAAATTAGCGGCCTCATTAAGAAAAGCAAAGACTATAGATATGGCGGTAGGATTTTTAATGGAATCAGGAGTGAAATTGCTTATAAATGATTTAAAGCAGGTGGCGCAAAGTGGTGTACGTATAAGAATATTAACAGGAAATTATCTTAATATAACTCAACCTCAAGCTTTATTTTTAGTAAAGGAAGCACTAGGGGATAATGATATGATTAAAAGACTTAGACAGAAAGCATAAAAGAATTCGGTGTTAAAATGGAACAGGACCATGTCGGCTTGCCTGTTTTATAAAGAAGAGTATAATTCTAAGTAAATGTGCAATAAAACAAAAAAAATAATATATAGAACTATTTAGTCAGGTGATTAACAATCTGATTTGTATTGATATCTAAATTAAGGAAGTGGTACTATGAGTAACCTTATTAATACTGAAAATTTAAAGCTTTTATATAAAGAAATAAGTAAGGCAATTGGTGATAGTAAAAAAAATGTAGTTATGGCGGTAAATTCTGAAATGGTAATTTTATATTGGAATATAGGTAAAATTATTAAAACAGAAATATTGCAAAGTGCAAAAGCTGAGTATGGTAAATCAGTAATTAGCGATTTAAGCAAAGAGTTAACTAAAGATTATGGCAAAGGATATAGTCAAAGAAATTTATTTAATATGGTAAGATTCTTTGAAGTTTTTTCTAATCAACAAACTTTGCAGACACTGTCTGCAAAATTGTCATGGTCTCATTTTGTGAAATTGTTCTATATAGAAGATGCTCTAAAAAGAGAATTCTATATAACTATGTGTAATAATGAACATTGGAGTGTAAGAACATTAACGGATAGAATAAACTCTATGCTATACGAAAGAACCGCAATATCTAAAAAGCCAGAACTAACAATTGTAAATGATTTAAAACAACTAAGTGAGGAAAATAAGATGACAACAGATTTGTTTTTCCGAGATCCTTATGTATTAGATTTTTTAGAGTTACATGATACATATTCTGAAAAAGATATTGAAAATGCAATACTTACTGAGCTCGAAAAATTTATTTTAGAAATGGGAAGAGATTTTGCATTTCTAGGTAGACAAGTAAGAATAACTATAGGCAATAAGGATTATTTTATTGATTTGTTGTTTTACCATAGGAAATTGAGACGACTGGTGTTAATAGAATTAAAATTAGGAGAATTTTTACCGGAACATAAGGGTCAGGTAGAATTATATCTAAGGTGGCTTCAAAAAAATGAGATGAATGAGGGAGAAAACTCACCAGTGGCTATAATTCTATGTGCAAGTAAAAGTGATGAAGAAATAGAATTACTTGAAGTTGATAAAAGTGGAATACATGTTGCACAATATTTAACACAGCTACCGCCTAAAGAATTATTTCAAGAAAAATTACATAAGGCTATAGAAAGAGCCAAAGAAAAATTTGAGGCAAATACGTTAGAATAATTAAACTCAGGACGATGCTTTCATTAAAAGCAAAGTTTAGAATATATAGAATGAATTTTTGCAAAGGCACTTACAAAAATGTAGGTGTTTTTTGTACCTAATTGCTAAAGCACGTGCAATAGTAGTTTGTATAGAAAATGATTATATGATTTTTGATAAGTAAGTAAATATATACTATAATAAGTATATATTAGTAAATACGCCATTAGTGGCATATGGTAAAACAACTATTAAGTAGAAAGGCATTTGAAGGAGGCATTAGTGTGGTATGTTGGATAAAGTTGATATTGTTACTAAAGATATAATAACTAGTGATTCCATCCAATTTAAAGGGGCCATGCTAGATTATGATTCAAACTGCTCTACAGGAGATAAAGATTATTTATTGCCGAAATTAGCGGCCTCATTAAGAAAAGCAAAGACTATAGATATGGCGGTAGGATTTTTAATGGAATCAGGAGTGAAATTACTTATAAATGATTTAAAGCTGGTGGCGCAAAGTGGTGTACGTATAAGAATATTAACAGGAAATTATCTTAATATCACTCAACCTCAAGCTTTATATTTAGTAAAGGAAGCACTAGGGGATAAGGTAGATTTAAGGTTTTATAATATTAAGAATAAATCCTTTCACCCTAAGTCATACATATTTGAATATGAAGGGGATGGAGATGTTTTTATAGGATCTTCTAATATGTCTAATTCTGCATTAACTAGTGGTATTGAATGGAATTATAGAATAAATAAGAATAAGAACTTAGAGGATTTTACATATTTTAAGAATGTTTTTGAAGACTTATTTTTAAATCATTCGATAATTATTGACGATGCTGAGCTGAGGCGTTATTCATCAGTATGGAAAAGGCCTAAAATCTTTAATACTTTAGAAGAAGTAGAAGATAACAAAGAGGAATATGGTTTAGTAATTCCACTGTATGAACCTAGGGGCGCACAAATTGAAGCACTGTATGAACTAAGGAAATGTAGAGAAGACGGTTTAGATAAAGGATTAGTTGTGGCTGCAACGGGCATAGGTAAAACTTATCTTGCTGCTTTTGATTCGCTTGATTTTAATACAATTCTATTTGTAGCTCATAGAGAAGAAATATTAAACCAAGCAGAGGTATCTTTTAAAAACATTAGGCCTAACATTAAGACTGGATTTTTTAACGGTGGAAATAAGGATAGTAATAAAGAGGTATTGTTTGCTACAGTACAAACTCTGGGGCAAAAACAGTACCTATGTGATGAGTATTTTAAAAAGGATGCGTTTGATTATATTATAATAGATGAATTTCACCATGCAGCAGCAGGTAATTATTCAAATATATTAGAATATTTCACGCCAAAGTTTCTTCTAGGACTTACTGCAACTCCAGAGAGATTGGATAATAAAGATGTATTTGCTCTTTGTGATTATAATATTGTATATGAAGTAAGATTAAAAGGAGCTATAGACAAGGGATGGCTTGTTCCTTTTAGATACTATGGAGTTTTTGATGAGACTGATTATACAAAGATATCTTTTAAAAATGGTAAGTATGATGAAACAGAACTTGAAAAAGCCTTAATGATTAATAAACGTTCAAATTTAATCTTAAAACATTATGAAAAATATAATAGTAAAAGAGCTTTAGGTTTCTGCAGTAGTAGAAGGCACGCCTTATACATGAGTAAATATTTTAATGAAAATGGGATTAAAGCCTGTGCTGTAATTAGTGGTGAGCAAAATGAGTTTTCTATGGAAAGACGTGTTGCAGTGGATAAACTTAAAACAGGGAAATTAAATATTATATTCTCTGTAGATATGTTTAATGAAGGATTAGATATTCCTCAAATTGATATAATTTTACTATTAAGGCCAACGGAATCCCCTACTATTTTTCTGCAACAATTAGGACGTGGGTTAAGAAAATATAAGGACAAGAAGTATGTGAACGTATTAGATTTTATAGGCAATTATAAAAAAGCTAACTTAATTCCATTTTTTCTAAGTGGAAATTTGAAGGATACTGCAGGGAAAGCGAAACTTGGTAGATTACCTAAAGAAGAAGAATATCCCGATGATTGTATAGTAGATTTTGATTTTCAAGTAATTGATATATTCAAGAAGATGATGATAGAGCAAAAGAATATATTTGATCTAGTGGTGGAGGATTTTAATAGAATAAAAGAAGATTTGAAAACTAGACCAAGCAGATTTCAAATGTATACATACATGGATGATGATCTTTACAATGTAATAAGATCCAGAGGAGAATTAAATATATTTAATGATTATTTAGGTTTTCTAAATAAGATCAATGAAGTTTCAGAAGGAGAAAAAATGCTTTTAAATACTAAAGCTTATGGATTTCTAAATACTATTGAGAAAACGACCATGACTAAGACTTATAAGATGCCATTACTCTTAGCATTCTATAATGATGGTAAT
Encoded here:
- a CDS encoding DeoR/GlpR family DNA-binding transcription regulator; the encoded protein is MFVEERVEKIIKLLNENQKVVVKELSKKFNVTEDCIRKDLKALEKQGIIKRTYGGGVLSRKSAPHNDILIRKNINLEEKLKIAEKAFELIQPSETIFLDISSTNMLIAEKIAKGNKKLLVITNMIDIFRTFSKCDHVEVIGTGGVFDKELNGFVGSTAIENISRHKVNRAFIGSCGVNMFDKSITTFDVEDGNTKKAIICSGKKVYLVMESKKFYYDGTYKFADIYDIDAIIVDEKPDEKICRELEKINVDLI
- a CDS encoding PDDEXK nuclease domain-containing protein, with translation MSNLINTENLKLLYKEISKAIGDSKKNVVMAVNSEMVILYWNIGKIIKTEILQSAKAEYGKSVISDLSKELTKDYGKGYSQRNLFNMVRFFEVFSNQQTLQTLSAKLSWSHFVKLFYIEDALKREFYITMCNNEHWSVRTLTDRINSMLYERTAISKKPELTIVNDLKQLSEENKMTTDLFFRDPYVLDFLELHDTYSEKDIENAILTELEKFILEMGRDFAFLGRQVRITIGNKDYFIDLLFYHRKLRRLVLIELKLGEFLPEHKGQVELYLRWLQKNEMNEGENSPVAIILCASKSDEEIELLEVDKSGIHVAQYLTQLPPKELFQEKLHKAIERAKEKFEANTLE
- a CDS encoding DEAD/DEAH box helicase family protein, which translates into the protein MLDKVDIVTKDIITSDSIQFKGAMLDYDSNCSTGDKDYLLPKLAASLRKAKTIDMAVGFLMESGVKLLINDLKLVAQSGVRIRILTGNYLNITQPQALYLVKEALGDKVDLRFYNIKNKSFHPKSYIFEYEGDGDVFIGSSNMSNSALTSGIEWNYRINKNKNLEDFTYFKNVFEDLFLNHSIIIDDAELRRYSSVWKRPKIFNTLEEVEDNKEEYGLVIPLYEPRGAQIEALYELRKCREDGLDKGLVVAATGIGKTYLAAFDSLDFNTILFVAHREEILNQAEVSFKNIRPNIKTGFFNGGNKDSNKEVLFATVQTLGQKQYLCDEYFKKDAFDYIIIDEFHHAAAGNYSNILEYFTPKFLLGLTATPERLDNKDVFALCDYNIVYEVRLKGAIDKGWLVPFRYYGVFDETDYTKISFKNGKYDETELEKALMINKRSNLILKHYEKYNSKRALGFCSSRRHALYMSKYFNENGIKACAVISGEQNEFSMERRVAVDKLKTGKLNIIFSVDMFNEGLDIPQIDIILLLRPTESPTIFLQQLGRGLRKYKDKKYVNVLDFIGNYKKANLIPFFLSGNLKDTAGKAKLGRLPKEEEYPDDCIVDFDFQVIDIFKKMMIEQKNIFDLVVEDFNRIKEDLKTRPSRFQMYTYMDDDLYNVIRSRGELNIFNDYLGFLNKINEVSEGEKMLLNTKAYGFLNTIEKTTMTKTYKMPLLLAFYNDGNIDLKIDEETIFKSFREFYDKPSNSVDLLRHKSTKEYKDFEKKDYLRIAENPIKAFLNSAEDFFYRDESYFCLNDELGQFIKNPEFITHFKDIIDYRTRRFYKERLEKLEK